From one Lycium ferocissimum isolate CSIRO_LF1 chromosome 7, AGI_CSIRO_Lferr_CH_V1, whole genome shotgun sequence genomic stretch:
- the LOC132065602 gene encoding F-box/kelch-repeat protein At5g26960 gives MSDSCNSRHFSWLMKSCFPNTQDPPPHQPIPTMLTTTISSLPDELLIECLSRVTHSSLPSLPLVCSRWSHLLDSPTFHLLRHRNNLLQLTLFAFSISNGTLLTASYNISSVIPRIRSEEGRLDALTSNLGVRETVFDIPSASVRLNNTYNNNNPNVGEGRAYVDSTPILGDTEVVSDRYSARLNNNYNNNNNIPSVIRRMGFGEGRETLSDRSSARLNNNYNNIPSLISRMGFAEGRETVSDRYSAKLNNNSTWKICSFEQHGSLYSLFSHFRLSAIGRKIYVIGRTAMLRCDTWTGSVVPLQGPVFPRKKFAVAVVCGKIYVAGGCTAVEEYDPMSDTWRVVANAPRKRYGCVGASVDGVFYIIGGLKLSGASGNDLVARGTRASDAAHVYASSMDLYDAVNGVWLRSRSVPGGGCVVAACAAAGEIYILSSHAVELSFWKFNGSRKCTRFGEWCRIKSPPLPAQVRLDSTVRFSCVGIGETVMLVQVNGCIDDLLRRSGRIERGMKEGLVLVYDCVVGEWSRVADLPGVIRRSACVCVEC, from the exons ATGTCTGATAGCTGTAACTCTCGTCATTTTTCATGGCTAATGAAATCTTGTTTTCCCAATACACAAGACCCACCACCCCACCAGCCTATCCCCACCATGTTAACCACCACTATTTCTTCACTACCAGATGAACTTCTTATTGAATGTTTATCAAGAGTTACTCATTCTTCACTTCCTTCATTGCCTTTAGTTTGTTCTCGTTGGTCTCACCTTCTTGATTCACCTACTTTTCACCTTCTCCGTCACCGGAATAACCTTTTACAACTTACCCTTTTCGCCTTTTCGATTTCTAACGGAACTCTTTTAACCGCTAGttacaacatatccagtgtaatcccacgaATAAGGTCTGAGGAGGGTAGACTGGACGCGCTTACATCTAATTTGGGAGTTAGAGAGACTGTTTTCGATATACCCTCTGCTAGTGTCAGATTGAACAAtacttacaacaacaacaaccccaaTGTAGGAGAGGGTAGAGCGTACGTAGATTCGACCCCCATCTTGGGAGATACAgaagttgtttccgatagatACTCAGCTAGATTGAACAAcaattataacaacaacaacaacataccgaGTGTAATCAGACGAATGGGATTTGGTGAGGGCAGAGAGACTCTTTCTGATAGATCCTCGGCTAGATTGaacaataattacaacaacataccgAGTTTAATTTCAAGAATGGGGTTTGCGGAGGGTAGAGAGACTGTTTCCGATAGATACTCAGCTAAATTAAACAATAATTCCACATGGAAAATTTGTTCTTTTGAACAACATGGGTCTTTATATTCTTTGTTTTCACATTTTCGTTTATCAGCAATTGGTCGGAAAATCTACGTTATCGGTCGGACAGCTATGTTAAGATGTGACACGTGGACAGGTAGTGTTGTTCCATTACAAGGGCCTGTTTTTCCTAGGAAGAAATTTGCTGTTGCTGTTGTATGTGGGAAAATATATGTTGCTGGAGGTTGTACGGCGGTGGAGGAGTATGATCCAATGAGTGACACGTGGCGCGTGGTGGCTAACGCGCCGAGGAAAAGGTATGGGTGTGTTGGCGCGTCGGTCGATGGTGTGTTTTATATCATTGGTGGACTCAAGCTCAGCGGCGCGTCGGGAAATGAT CTGGTGGCGCGTGGAACCCGTGCATCGGATGCAGCCCATGTATACGCTAGCTCAATGGATTTATACGATGCTGTTAATGGTGTTTGGTTACGCAGCCGATCCGTTCCTGGAGGCGGCTGCGTGGTGGCAGCATGTGCTGCTGCCGGAGAAATATACATACTTTCCAGCCATGCAGTGGAGCTATCATTCTGGAAATTTAACGGGTCACGAAAATGTACCCGTTTTGGTGAATGGTGTAGGATAAAATCGCCACCATTGCCGGCGCAAGTTAGATTAGACAGTACTGTGAGATTTAGTTGTGTTGGGATTGGAGAGACAGTGATGTTAGTACAAGTAAATGGttgtattgatgatttgttaaGGCGAAGTGGGAGAATAGAGAGAGGGATGAAGGAAGGGTTGGTGTTGGTTTATGATTGTGTCGTTGGTGAATGGAGCAGAGTTGCTGATTTGCCAGGGGTGATTCGCCGATCTGCTTGTGTCTGTGTTGAGTGCTAA
- the LOC132065603 gene encoding bi-functional coumaroyl CoA and feruloyl CoA ortho-hydroxylase F6H2-2-1-like: protein MSSPKFEPTDDIFDFVIKKANGVKGLVDTGLETVPNQCIQPREQRLDKNQQVDNQESIPTIDLSNFDDLNVTKSIQEAASKWGFFQIINHGIPLEVLEDLKDAGHKFFELPAEEKIKYYKENGGTDESVLLYWSAIGDKDEKVLEWRDSIKHGCNPQDDSNLWPPQTRNQVLEFQKWSKPLAKKLLEVLLKGLNVNEIDESLEPLLMGTMAINMNYYPPCPNPSITIGCRRHCDVSCITLLLQDDTGGLFVRGTKGDNWIHVTPIKGALAVNIGDSLQIISNDRYKSVEHCAAVDSSRARISIPLFVNPRLDSVIGPFPQASEDGEKPVYKQVLFSDYWDYFFSKRPSGKASLDFARI, encoded by the exons ATGTCATCTCCAAAATTTGAACCAACAGATGACATATTTGATTTTGTGATCAAGAAAGCCAATGGTGTTAAAGGCCTAGTAGACACAGGCCTTGAAACTGTCCCAAATCAATGCATACAACCAAGAGAACAAAGACTAGACAAAAACCAACAAGTtgacaatcaagaatcaatcccCACTATtgatttatcaaattttgatgatttaaatgtcacaaaatcaattcaagaagCAGCAAGCAAGTGGGGTTTCTTCCAAATTATAAATCATGGGATCCCACTTGAAGTTCTTGAAGATTTGAAGGATGCAGGACACAAGTTTTTTGAATTGCCagctgaagaaaaaattaagtaTTATAAGGAGAATGGTGGTACTGATGAATCTGTGTTGTTGTATTGGAGTGCTATTGGTGATAAAGATGAGAAAGTTTTGGAGTGGAGGGATAGCATAAAACATGGTTGTAATCCTCAAGATGATAGCAATCTTTGGCCTCCTCAAACtag GAACCAGGTGTTGGAGTTCCAAAAGTGGAGTAAACCACTTGCTAAAAAGTTGCTAGAGGTGCTATTGAAGGGTCTCAATGTCAATGAAATTGATGAATCTTTGGAACCTCTCTTGATGGGAACTATGGCTATCAACATGAACTACTATCCACCATGCCCAAATCCAAGTATCACAATTGGTTGTCGCAGACACTGCGACGTTTCCTGCATCACTCTGCTCCTCCAGGACGACACAGGTGGCCTCTTCGTCCGAGGGACTAAAGGCGATAACTGGATCCACGTAACTCCGATCAAAGGCGCCTTAGCGGTCAACATAGGCGACTCGTTGCAGATCATAAGCAATGATCGATACAAGAGTGTCGAGCATTGCGCGGCGGTCGATTCAAGCAGGGCTCGAATATCCATCCCGCTCTTTGTGAATCCTAGGCTTGACAGTGTCATTGGTCCATTCCCACAAGCGTCGGAAGATGGAGAGAAACCAGTGTATAAACAAGTTCTGTTTTCTGATTATTGGGATTATTTCTTCAGTAAGAGGCCTTCTGGTAAAGCATCACTAGATTTTGCTAGAATCTGA